The sequence below is a genomic window from Alosa alosa isolate M-15738 ecotype Scorff River chromosome 5, AALO_Geno_1.1, whole genome shotgun sequence.
tatgactgaagcattgagagtagctaatgTAACCTATTTTGTGTTACCTGCGTGGTTCAGCCCTGCACATGCCCGGACTCAAACCcgtaaacagcagcacctcaacTCAGGagtctgctcagtcatcagtattaattctactagacttacctgcagcctttgatactatAAACCATGgcattctcctttctacactgtcagaactgggaatttctgggaaagatcttgactggtttgaatcctaccttaaagggcgttctttcagCGTGTCTTGTATCAAAGtatcatgacctcaccacaggtgtgtcATAAGGATCAGTATTAgcactatttacaccacttccttgggtgagaccattcgctcccatggatttgacgaTCACTGCTATGCGGACGACTTTATCTGTCTTTACCACCTGAGGACTGTTTCCCCATCAGATTTCTGCATACCTGATATTTCAGTCTGGATGACAGACCGACACCCTCAActtaatacattttttattaaatttgttttataaaaactgagcttttggtgtttccagctaaaacagctattccccaacagattaacatccagtttgactcctcttcactgaccccaactaatTTGGCACGTAACTTTGGCGTCATAATGACCGACTTCATTTCTTTGAGCATGTAGCCtgaattgcaaaatcatgttggTTTGTCCTTTgaaacattaggaagatcagaccttatctgatacaagattccacacaacttcttgtgcaGGCTATGGTTATCTCCAAACTGGACTATTGTATTTGGCTGTTAGCTGGCCTGTCTGATTGTGTAGTAAGATGGTTGCAAATGATTCAGAATGCTCCAGCatgcctggtcttcaatcagccaaagaggacacatgtaactcctctcctagttactctacattggctccctataatagaccttggcctataggacacttactggatctgcTATACAGCTATCTCAATTCTATGATCCAGCTGTACATCCCCAAGCACTCACTGCGGTTATCTGATGGGTAGCCCAGTGCTCTccattcctgtgatagtttaaGCCCAAAAATACCCCATTTTGGGGATATTATTGAATTTATATTGAGTTTTTGGGAAAACGTCTAAATGCCATATGTTTTAATCTGTTtaagttaaaggtgctctaagcgatgccacacgttttttaggctaaaacattttatgtcacttactgcaaacatcacctaaccaaccgttgcagcaaatcacagaagagatgcgcgtttaggagagtttcaattgcacgggagcagcatggaagggagggggaggaagtagcgagttAGCTCTGTAAGAGCCAAATGCTGTGTTGTGTTCAGATTATTGTTCCTTTGTCTAACACTGGGTGGCGTATGTCTTAGGTATAAAGGTAGCAAATACAATGTTGTTGGCAGGTGTCTGACCCGGAAGGGCAAAGGGTTGTATTGGAATAAATGGACCACTTTGGATTTTCAGCGTCAACAGTTGTCTTATGCGTTTGTTTAGCACAGGGCAATCAAGTGAGCGTAGCACTCATAACATCTAGCGCGTCAGCCAGGCCTTCCCCGGGCTCAGGCACCTCAGTAGTTCTGTATGAGACTGAACTCCTTTAacaagctctctgttttgtttgaaaatcaacagaagtgacgttacccagcatcgcttagagcacctttaaggtaCCCAATTTATTTGAACTGTATTTACATGTAACCTGTAAGAGGTTTATGTTTGAGggaaatttgaggatttctgatatttgacaaatatctgacaaaattataattttttaatgatttaaaattgttagaaaATACTTAGGGTTTTAAAAATCATCAGTTAACctctgtaaatatgtatttgatAGAAAAGGACAGTTTTTTGCTAAAATGGCACTGTTTTTAGCAGAAATGTCCCTATAGCATAGCAAAAAGTAtgtaaaaatgtgccatttttgAATATGGCGGTTCTGACCAGGAATCCATGGAgaaaactttgaccaaaaaTAGGCCTAATCTTTCCAGCATATGACCTGtctggttggtttaatattgttgccaatgaaaagtcattgtcctacaccatgagtctccaacaggTTGCTCTCAAGCTAACAGTCGCATGCTGCCCCCTTCTGAGCTAGATgctgaagcagtaacctacatttaaacacaattgtcgctgccaggcatcagcctacgatttttaaaaaaaagtaaatcatgcataatttaaaaaataactaaatttaggccatcttagacctctttggctatacggaataagggttcccttgcagcacagcacacgttccATGAATGGATGAAAGCGGATGCtttatctcgcaataagcggatggaaatcccgacactctttcatacatgaaacttaatagtaaaCCATTAAATACcacacagatttcagtggtcatcagtcccgatatttagcaatataatcaaacagtccaaacgtaaatgaaatctcaaattgaacatctgcttttgatagcctaccggtatgccgctccaaacgaaaagtaggcctatgtatcacaataaaacgcaagaaataaaggcGTATAGCTGACTCGACTACAAGCCATGGCCCAAATAAAGGTGCGGTGCTTTGCGCAACTTAAATAAAAGaccccagccataatttgaggatttacgatagtctgtctcctaaacattcctcacccgttatctagacatgcatgaaaacacatgaaaacaaaacgcactgccatgtaatatttgatcggtgttttgctactaattatcttttaCGTAATGAATGCGCACAGAAagcgaaagtaggcctactatgcgctccatgtctgtagctgtctgttcacgtccgcaatcgattataacgttcctaaaatggagaacacatccatgttctcccgcattataggctgtcatgcttctgtgtttgcaaaattcctgacggttcctgatcgctaaacgtttgttttcctttcctgtcgatagcggttaatgtagaagcacctaggctataatttgacttcagcggtgacaaatcctgctgagagagagagagagagagagagagagagcgcaacaAGAGAGAGGCGcccccaaagtggtcctgcgcgcgcgtgtgtctctgcatggggttcaattgaagtcagagttggtccgtccagtcaatagtcccaCATTTAGGctgctccattattagattaacgtcagacagcgctgtaaaatgtgtaggaatttctcgcattatgatggctagagttgcgggacttttattattatgctcaatacttagtaataatttatgctcaatacccgcaatcccccgctgaaatttaggccctggttttaaatgtgcatctttttttctctcgcgcTCTCGGACGTGGCCAGCCGAGCATTtgttctgctgccagcttgtgccaatatatcatccaaaatgcttgattgcattctccacatgtttagctaaattttcatgtaccacatcagcatttttgttcagtgaatcttttgtaaactGCTTTAAAATTAGCTTcgggcccttgtcagcagccttcggcttgcctcttgccactattcactccttcgtctttgttaacattccctgtagaattctcaatatttttggccttaatgtgtccagttacatagtctgtctgttcttggtcttggattttgtgaaataaatgtctaaatatcacctgcttgctgcagcttcggtctgcacgtccttttaaaaccacatatttttctttctcgagcatttaatctgctgccggcttgtctctccacatcgtccaaaatgcttgattgcattgcattctccacattttcaGCTAAATTGTCATGTaccatatcagcatttttgtccagtgaatcttttgtaaattgctttacaattaccatcgggcctataggcctatcgcctggcttgcctcagcttcggtcactaaaaccgtctttttctctatcgtgagcatttaatctgctgccagcttgtgactccataTCGCCCaaattgattgattgcatttagtgctgtcagttaaacacATTATTAccggcgttaacgtaaacctattttaatggcgtcaatttttttactAGTTGTCaactgttgcaacaactagaaacgttagaacaactacaacaccacactggatctagctagaccgtgctgcatgtacacgcccccttttaggggaaagggagctgtttggataatggaaacctatgctgcatagAAGTGGGGAGCAAAAAGGGGTTATACATCTTGaaacaaatgtgaataaaaggcacaaaataaggttggtgtaagagttatctgtgtgtttatgggattaatgtgaccattacgttcctattttttgctctttccagtttagcctactaacaggagtgtcacgaatgtaagcacagtcaaactgcccgtggctgaccataactaagttcggcaagcttaactttacatgtcataacatcaactaaacataagtcacacattcattctatcacttgtaatatgaacgtagcctttttcctacaactaggtgagataattggctatgcctgttatactgaagttccacagttagcgagctagcaagctaaccgttttacatgggatatggtaagtgtagctatacgtgctgaatgggttgtaatgttgcctacatcgtttcgacatgagtaagttacataagcctacacataattctttataactgccgtgttagtaaaattattgaatggcctgcaaattaataactagatgtaacgtcaaggtgtgattaggctatctgtctttcccattagaatcaatgatatatatgtatgttaacttgttttccgctaaaatggggcgtgatgcagattaattgtagcctatatgatgatgcgcctttagtaggctacgtaaaggcatgctgcacacacttgtttgggcttacgagccggccaaagagtagattcgtacaataaacaccaacgcagttctgaacacccggtcagctgaatggtgtttcaaattgctgtggacactgatgccgacatgagtgcgatgcactctgctttcgacattcatgaactgtacattagattccattcttttcaatacaactctgcacaccagcatcgcactttgccgccgtgtaaatcacgattcagttatatttggtcgacgccactccataaaatccattgttcatccagtgtttgcgtgttaaaaacttcggcgctgatgtgtgtggcaagtgacagtgcaccatagactgtaggcctataaaatggcagtgcactcatgtcgaaaggttccttattttcaactgaactcaaagataattaATATAGCATTTTATGTTTGTTGCCCTTTAtaagctatatttctgaagattatattgtgttgcctcaggtctgcacttcttttgaaatttgatttgaaataattaaatagacctacgtcttaaagttaagttaatgaagtaacttgctttgctttcatttgaatcctaatcaagatacacaataattgctttatattgttaacatggactcctggaaagttcagaaatgcaaaagaaTTTGAATCATGCGATAAAATATGtaattaatcgtgattaactataggaattcagcgattcaTCGTGATTAAATTTTTTAAtagtttgacagcactaattgcattgcattctccacatttttagctacattttcttgaccatatcagcatttttgtacagtgaatcttttgtaaattgctttacaattatcATCGGGCCTATAGGCTTATCCCTGGCTTgcttcggtcacgtccttttCAAATTGCATCATTTTCTCTCATGAGCagttaatctgctgccagcttgtgactccaaatcgcccaaaatgcttgattgcattgtatggcattttctttcagtgaatcttttgctttgcaattaccttcctgccctcctcttggctgccttcactccttcgtcttcattaatctttttggcctcaataatccagttacatagtctctgtttttggtttttgtgaaatacatttgtaaataaatgcgatttatagtccggtgcgacttatagtccggaaaatacggtgtgtgtgtatatatatatatatatatatatatatatatatatatatatatatatatatatatatatatatatatatatattacactcAAATGTAAAACCTGTTTCCTAGCATTGGAAAAATAATTTGTGGATTGTGAAAACTAGATGTTTTCCTCTGATCTAAGAGTCCCCTAGAGCACAAAAAAGAAGAGCaaacataaaaatatataaaaaaaacagtggaaCATTCCACCAGTGGAGTCAATGGGTACCAAAATAAGAACAAATCGTAGATGCAAATAGAAATAAGAACGTTGGAGCGAGTTTGGAGGGCTGCGGCGTAATACCACTGGTAACTTGAAGTATTTGTGAAGGTGCTCTTTGGTATAAAAATGAATGGATTGTCCAAGGCACTCttcaaaaaaagttttaaaaaagcTTTAATAAAAAGGCTTTAAGAAATAAGAACGTACATACATTGTGTTCATACATTGTCTTTTGCACAAGACACAATGTGTTTACCCGTGTTAATTGAAGCCATTGCGACTGTATAACAGAAAAATGGGCAAAGTGAAGTATTGCCCAACGAGTAAGTACTTACCTGTTGTTCAAGCTTCTGATATTTTCCGCTTTTTGTTCTCCGTGTGGAGTTTGATCTCTTTCCCTCTACTACAAATGCAATGATCTGTGGGAGGACAGCAGGTGATAGAAGAGATTTATGACAACAATGTAGAAAAATGCATTTGGTAATAAAGGTAGAGTTTCACTGTTGTGTGACATGGAAAAATTAACTGCAATTgtgaaaataattttatttaaaaGTCTTGAACCTTTCGTTTGTTGTGGTATCCAATGTAGAGTAATGCCACCAGTGTTGCAGTAGAGACAAGGTAAGCAAAGAAATGGCTGCTTTCTGCATCATCTACATGTTTCCCTGAGCTGTTGGAGTCGATAGAGAGTATCTCTCCTTTAGTCTTTCCTGCTTCTCCATTTCCTGCTGAACCACGGTTTCCTGCTTCTCCTTTCCCTGCGGAACCACCATCCCCTGTTTCTCCATTTCCTTCGGAACCACTCTTTCCTGCTTCTCCACTTCCTGCTGAAccactctttccctcttctccattACCTTCTGGACCACTCTTTCTTGTTTCTTCATTTCCTGCTGAACCACTCTTTCCTGCTTTCCCTGTTGAACTACCGTCCCCTGCTTCTACATTTCCTTCTGGACCACTCTTTCCTGGTTCTTCATTTCCTGCTGTAACACTCTTTCCTGCTTCTCCTTTCCCTGTGAAACCACCGTCCCCTGCTTCTTCATTTCCTGCTGAACCACTCTTTCCTGGTTCTGCTTTTCCTGCAGAACCACCATCCCCTGCTTCTACATTTCCTGCTGAACCACTCTTTCCTGGTTCTTCATTTCCTGCTGAACCACTCTTTCCTGGTTCTGCTTTTCCTGCAGAACCACCATCCCCTGCTTCTACATTTCCTGCTGAACCACTCTTTCCTGGTTCTGCTTTTCCTGCAGAACCACCATCCCCTGCTTCTACATTTCCTGCTGAACCACTCTTTCCTGGTTCTGCTTTTCCTGCAGAACCACCATCCCCTGCTTCTACATTTCCTGCTGAACCACTCTTTCCTGGTTCTGCTTTTCCTGCAAAACCATTCCTTCTTGCTTCTCCATTTCCTGCGGAACCATTCTTTGCTGCTTCTCTATTTGCTGTGGAGCCACCCTTTCCTGCGTCTTCCGTGACTGCATTTTCACTCATGGCATGGTCATCCTTTCCAGTGACTGCATCTTCCTTTGCAGAGGAGATTACTTTTCCTGCTGCATTACCGCTACCTCTCTCTGCTGTGAAATGTTGTGGAGCCTTATCTGCACCATTTTTGTCAAAACCTGCTGATTCAGGTTCAGGTTCAGGTTTTGTCGTCACAGTTTTCTTCTCAGTGTTGGTAGGCTTTTCATTTGACCCAACACCCCCTTGGACAGGTCCACCAACATCACCTGGAAAAGAGTGTCAAAAGGTATTGAGGCAATATGTGTTACTGGAAGAGATTCACCGATTGATCGGCTGGTGACCTGAATTCGCCGATTTTTacgtgatcggccatgaccggcaactggccggtcagtctgagacacGTCGATTTTATGCCGGTCATATGCACtcgtaacctgactctcgccagatgaatttcgttcggcctagctccactcatccatctgggatcgctccattggagaggtgtttcagaagactgggccttatcaaaaatccttgcatatgattggataagccacttgtccgtcatctttaTCGTTCCCTCCAACAAAAGCCTTCAGAGCCGTTCTCTGATGTTCTTTTAAAGACAAAATATTGGGTAAATTTGGACAACAT
It includes:
- the LOC125294965 gene encoding PE-PGRS family protein PE_PGRS26-like isoform X1 translates to MRLGILIFVIFYLGVCLGDVGGPVQGGVGSNEKPTNTEKKTVTTKPEPEPESAGFDKNGADKAPQHFTAERGSGNAAGKVISSAKEDAVTGKDDHAMSENAVTEDAGKGGSTANREAAKNGSAGNGEARRNGFAGKAEPGKSGSAGNVEAGDGGSAGKAEPGKSGSAGNVEAGDGGSAGKAEPGKSGSAGNVEAGDGGSAGKAEPGKSGSAGNEEPGKSGSAGNVEAGDGGSAGKAEPGKSGSAGNEEAGDGGFTGKGEAGKSVTAGNEEPGKSGPEGNVEAGDGSSTGKAGKSGSAGNEETRKSGPEGNGEEGKSGSAGSGEAGKSGSEGNGETGDGGSAGKGEAGNRGSAGNGEAGKTKGEILSIDSNSSGKHVDDAESSHFFAYLVSTATLVALLYIGYHNKRKIIAFVVEGKRSNSTRRTKSGKYQKLEQQI
- the LOC125294965 gene encoding PE-PGRS family protein PE_PGRS26-like isoform X2, with protein sequence MRLGILIFVIFYLGVCLGDVGGPVQGGVGSNEKPTNTEKKTVTTKPEPEPESAGFDKNGADKAPQHFTAERGSGNAAGKVISSAKEDAVTGKDDHAMSENAVTEDAGKGGSTANREAAKNGSAGNGEARRNGFAGKAEPGKSGSAGNVEAGDGGSAGKAEPGKSGSAGNVEAGDGGSAGKAEPGKSGSAGNEEPGKSGSAGNVEAGDGGSAGKAEPGKSGSAGNEEAGDGGFTGKGEAGKSVTAGNEEPGKSGPEGNVEAGDGSSTGKAGKSGSAGNEETRKSGPEGNGEEGKSGSAGSGEAGKSGSEGNGETGDGGSAGKGEAGNRGSAGNGEAGKTKGEILSIDSNSSGKHVDDAESSHFFAYLVSTATLVALLYIGYHNKRKIIAFVVEGKRSNSTRRTKSGKYQKLEQQI